A window of the Triplophysa rosa linkage group LG23, Trosa_1v2, whole genome shotgun sequence genome harbors these coding sequences:
- the ghsrb gene encoding growth hormone secretagogue receptor type 1: MKLIQNLLNLFIMTNWTNVSSCQFSITLCDEDITDSNATGVDIEYPVHLFPVLILTGITVTCAFLFLVGIAGNLLTILVVTKYKDMRTTTNLYLCSMALSDLLIFLCMPLDLYRVWRYRPWNFGNELCKLFQFVSESCTYSTILNITALSVERYFAICFPFRAKVIVTRGRVKGVILFLWTVALCSAGPIFILVGVEHENGTNSWETNECKATEYAIRSGLLTMMVWVSSVFFFLPVLCLTVLYSLIGRRLWRRKENPLGPVSSREKNNKQTVKMLAVVVLAFVLCWLPFHVGRYLFSKSSEENSPFISQISEYCNLVSFVLFYLSAAINPILYNIMSKKYRSAACKLFGMRRAPVRSVQNIVTAESFSVWNETSWST, translated from the exons ATGAAACTCATCCAAAACCTCTTAAATCTCTTCATAATGACTAATTGGACGAACGTGTCCAGCTGCCAATTCAGCATCACTTTATGCGATGAAGACATCACGGACAGTAACGCAACTGGCGTGGACATTGAGTACCCGGTTCATCTATTCCCAGTCCTTATTCTGACTGGCATCACAGTGACGTGTGCTTTCCTATTTCTCGTTGGAATCGCTGGGAACCTGTTGACCATCCTGGTGGTCACCAAATACAAAGACATGCGAACAACCACCAACCTCTACCTCTGCAGCATGGCACTTTCAGATCTGCTTATTTTCTTGTGCATGCCACTGGACCTTTACCGGGTCTGGCGGTACCGACCCTGGAACTTTGGAAATGAGCTGTGCAAACTCTTTCAGTTTGTGAGTGAAAGCTGCACTTACTCCACCATCCTCAATATCACCGCCCTGAGCGTGGAGAGATACTTCGCTATTTGTTTTCCATTCAGGGCGAAAGTCATAGTCACCCGGGGTCGCGTAAAAGGGGTGATTTTATTTCTCTGGACCGTTGCACTCTGTAGCGCCGGACCCATATTCATTCTGGTCGGGGTCGAGCACGAGAACGGTACCAATTCCTGGGAGACCAATGAGTGTAAGGCGACCGAATACGCCATCCGGTCTGGATTGCTTACGATGATGGTTTGGGTTTCCAGTGTGTTCTTTTTCCTCCCGGTCCTGTGTTTGACAGTGTTATACAGCCTCATAGGCAGAAGACTGTGGAGAAGGAAGGAGAACCCGCTTGGACCCGTTTCTAGTCGGGAGaagaacaataaacaaacagtcAAAATGCTGG ctgtgGTTGTTCTCGCGTTTGTTCTCTGCTGGCTGCCCTTCCACGTGGGTCGTTATCTATTCTCCAAGTCATCCGAGGAAAATTCCCCTTTCATCTCTCAAATCAGCGAATATTGCAACCTGGTGTCGTTCGTGCTGTTTTACCTCAGCGCTGCGATCAACCCCATCCTTTACAACATCATGTCCAAAAAGTACAGGAGCGCGGCATGCAAACTGTTCGGAATGAGGCGCGCTCCCGTACGCTCGGTGCAGAACATCGTGACCGCGGAGAGTTTTTCAGTGTGGAATGAAACAAGCTGGAGCACGTGA